AATCACACCAACTGTGTAGTCATTTGATACTTCATTTTCAAGGTTTTGGTTACCTTGAATATAACCAGGTAGACTACCACCACCGATCCACTCATCAGTTGGCATCCAACCAGCAGCTAGACCATCAGCTTGACAGTTCTTGATGACATTGTCTTTGTACTTGCTACCAGAACTTGCAATTGTATCTGCACGACATACGTCCGCACGACCCGAGCTAAACGTTTTTGAGTTTGGTGTGAATAAATCACCTAGGTTTGGCGCACGTACTGATTTTGAACGGTTTAAACGCACACGTAGGTCGTCAGTTACACCCCAGTTAAGTGCTAATTTCCACGCGTTATCAGAACCAGTTACAGAGTAATCCATGTAACGGAACGCAGTTTCTAGTGTTAGATCTGTCGCAAGGAAAGCATCTTCAAGAAGTGGGATTGAGATTTCAGCTGATAGTTCGTCAACTTCAATTTCACCGTCCATCGGAAGGCTAGAGTTACCGAAAATTAAGCCTTTTTCCATGTTTTCAGATGGTGCAGTTGTTGCTGATTCACGACGGTGCTCCGCTGTGAATGCTGCAGCTACATAACCTGCAGGTAGCTCGTATAAAGAACCATCTACAGTTAATGCAAATACAACTTGGTCATGCTTAGCAAAACGAGTTGCCGTTGTTGCGATGTAATCTTGTTGAGCTGCTGTCGCAGATGTAGCGCCCATAGTATTGAACGGAGTACAACCTTCAATTGCACCAACAACGTTGCCTTCTGCATCGCGATCAGCACATACGATTTGACCATTGTATTCAACTGCATCAATGGCATTTGCAAGGTTTTGTGTTAAAACTTCACCTGTCCAAAGTGTATCTTGCTCGATACGTCCATACTGAACATATGTGCTGTAACCCCAATCATCGGTTAAGTAACCTTCAGCGCCAAAAGAAGTACGAAATACTTCGCGCTCTTGATTGTACATACGGTCACCCCAAAGGTGCTCGTTTGCTTGACGAAGCGTTACAGATGTAAGGCCATTGTCATCCATTAGTTTCGCCATATCATCTTTGATGAATGCGTTGTCGCGACGAATGGTGTGACGGAAGAAAGCTGGGGAGCTTTCGGTTGTTGAGTCTGTATTTGAATAAGTGAAATCAAACGTTAATGCATGCTCATCATTTAGCTGATAAGTACCGTAAGCAGATGCAATTACACGCTCTAGCGGAGTTTGGAAGTAAGACTTATAGCCATCGCTAAAGATACCATCACCCATGTTGTTTACATCAGTGAAATAACGGTTTGCATCACGGCCAACACCTGGATTTGGGATCATACCAAGGCCATTATCAAATGCGCGGATGTTACCATTTTCGTCAAATGTGTAATGGTGGTTTAAGTAACCATCAGTAGTGAATGCGTTTTTTGTGAAGAAGTCACCACCTTCAGAGTAATACGCAAGTGCAGTTGGTTTGCCAAGAATTACACGACCAGGAATATTATCTTCACCATCCGCGTTTGCTGGGTTGCCATATGAATTTACTGGGTTTGCGAAGAAGTCACGACTAAGCTTAGAGTAACTTTCGTTTTCTGTGTAGTTTAAAGATGCGATGAAAGATAGTTTATCCGCTTCCATACCACCGGTAATTGAGAAGTAATTTGCCTCACCGCCACTTTGCTCCGGACGAACTGTTGAAACGTCAACTTCGATGCCGTCCATAGACTTTTTAGTAATGATGTTCACAACACCTGCAACAGCATCTGCGCCATAAACCGCTGCAGCACCACCTGTTGCAATTTCAATACGTTCAATCATTGAAGTAGGGATGTTGTTTAAGTCAACCGCAGTATCACCTACAGAACCAGGTACGAAACGACGGCCGTTAACAAGCACTAAAGTACGCTCTGAACCTAAACCGCGAAGGTCAGTTGTATTTAGGCCAGAAGCATAAATGTAGTTAGTCGTTGTTTCAGGAGAAAGACCGACTGTTGCTTGAGGCATTTCTTCAAGTAGGTCGTTTACATTAGTAATACCTTGGTTTTCTAGTTCTACACCACCGATCACCGTCACTGGAGTTGGAGACGTTAGGTTAAAACGCTTAATTTTAGAACCAGTAACCTGAATGCGCTCTACTTTTTGCGCCTCAGAATCTGTATTTGCTACCGCAACAGTGCCTGCTGCAGTACCTGCTAGTACAGCAGCCTGAATGCTTGCTGTTAATAGGTTTAACTTCTTCAACATATAACCTTTCTCTATTTGTTTTGAATCTCACATGCGTTGCATGTGCCATAGGTCAGGTACTGTTTTTAGCATAAGTAATTGTTACTTAATTCTTTATTGGGTTTGTGTTAAATGTTCCTTTTTTGTGAATTGTGTTTTTATTTTGGGTTTTAATTGTTTTTCCTGTTTACTAACAGTGGTTTGCGGTTTTTGTATTTGTAATCTTAGCTTTACAGTGAGGTTTTTTTGAGGGGGTGCTGTTGTTTTATTTAACTTTTTGTTAGTGTGTGCAAACTTTCATTAAATCTATTGTGTTTTTAGTGTTCTAAAATGTAACTTTGTTGTTCTTGTTAATGTTAATTTGGCTGTTTCAATAATGAGCACTTAAGAATAAAAATAAAAAATAGCGGGAACTTTAGAGGTGTAGAATAAAAAAGCACCTCTAAATGTATGTAAAAAGAGCGAGCTGTTAACTGAGTGTTTTTTCTATTGCAGCAATTCGAGCTGTTTGTAATCCAAGTTTAATCGCAGCACCTTGATATCCTAATGCGATGACCTGTTGTGCGGTAACGGCTTGAGATGCCATCGCACAATTTTGTAGCGTTTGTGCAATATCCTGCTGACACTGTGCATATTTTAGTATCTCTAGTAACAAGTTAAAACGTTCTGGGCGACGCCAAAGATCTATAAGGTTAAAGAACTTTAAAATATTTTCAGGGCTAAAGTCTTTTTCATTTAAAAAGTTATTTAATAACTTAAAGTCTCTCAAGCTGTTTGCAAAAGTGCTGGGGATCTTTAATGTCTGTTCTAAATGTTTAAGGTCTTCATGTGAGCAGGCTTCAAGGCATAAACAAAAGTGGCAAACTTGCAGTGTGTCAGAATCAATTGCCATCTCTTTTGTGGCTACAAATTTATTAGCACTTGCTATTTTTTGGGTTTCTAAGTTGGACCAGCTTGGCAAAATAGGAAGGACATCAGCCAAAGCATTAATGTCATTTATTACTTCTAAGAATAAATGAAAGGTGCTGGTTTTTAGACATTTTTCTATCTCTAACCAAATGCGCTCCTTGGTTAATGTTTTAAGTTCACCATTGGCAACCATATCTTTCATAAGCAAAAGCGTTTCAGGCGCAATGATAAAGCCTAAATGATAGTAACGTGCAGCAAATCGAGCAACACGTAAAATGCGGAGTGGGTCTTCACTAAAGGCTGGACCAACATGCCTAAGTAAGCGGTTATTTAAATCTGCTTGGCCATTGTAAGGGTCAACCAGCTTTCCATTTTCATCTTGTGCAATGGCGTTGATGGTTAAATCACGGCGATATAAGTCTTCCTCTAAGGTCACTGTTGGGTCAAAATCGCAAATAAACCCCGTATAACCATGCCCGCTTTTTCTTTCTTTACGAGCGAGGGCGTATTCGTCTTTACTTTTCGGATGTAAAAAAACAGGGAAGTCTTTCCCAACTTGTTTGTAGCCTAAAGACAGCATTTCATCAGGGGTACTACCAACAACAACATAATCATGTTCTACAACCGGATAATTTATAAGCGCGTCACGAACGGCGCCTCCAACTAAATAAACTTTCATCTATGTCCCAATGTTTCAAGGTGTGCACTTGGTTTCAAGGTTTTATCTTGCGCACTTTTTTGCCATTATAGGGCCTATCATAACAATAAAGAGTTTTATCGTGTATTTAAGCTATTTTGGGTTGAAAGAGAAGCCTTTCTCAATTGCACCTAATCCCGAGTATTTATATATGAGTGAGCGCCATAAAGAGGCGTTATTACACCTAAACTATGGACTAGGTGATTCAGGTGGATTTGTATTATTAACAGGTGAAGTAGGAACAGGTAAAACTACCATCACACGCTCAATGCTAAAATCGCTTCCTGAAAATACTGAAGTTGCTTTTGTATTAAACCCAGCGCTTTCGGAGCTAGAGCTATTGGCGAGTGTCTGCGATGAATTAAGTATTTCTTATGATCCTGATACGGCGACATTAAAAAGCCTAACTGATGCGTTAAAGTCACGATTTACAGATAATTATCGAGCGGGGGGCCATACCTTACTCGTTATTGATGAAGCTCAACATTTGTCTCCAAGCGTATTAGAGCAACTAAGGTTATTGACTAATCTGGAAACGGACGATAAAAAACTTGTACAAATTGCGTTGATTGGACAACCGGAGCTTCAAACGCTTTTGCAACGAAATGAACTTAGACAACTAGCTCAACGCATTACCTCTCGATATCATCTATTGGCACTGACTGAGTCTCAAGTATTTGCTTATATTCAACACCGTTTGCAAACAGCTGGCTGTGATACTGCTTTATTTAGCCATGAAGCTGTATCGCATATTTATAAACGTACTCAGGGGATCCCTCGATTAATTAACTTATTGGCAGATAGGTGTCTATTGGGGGCTTTTTCTGCACAAAAGCAAGTTATTGATAAATCTGTCGTCGAGCAAGCGGCAAAAGAAGCTTTACCCATGGTGAGTATGAATAGCGAACCAGCTTCTGAGAAAAATTTGAAGCAGTTCATACCAGCCCTATCTCTGGTTGTGGCAAGCTATGCTATTGGCTTTGCTGCAGCTTATATATTTTAAGAAGTAAAATTATGTCGATTATTGATGCCGCTTTTAAGCAATCACAAACCGCGAATAATACCGAGCAAGCACACCTAAGCTATCAACAAACAAAACAGCTGGCTTTTTATAAGAAGTTATCGCTTGGATTAGCGGGTGTTGGTTTGAGTGTTATTTTTGCATTGGCTGGTTTTTACAGTGGCCAGTATTTCAAGAGTCAGTCTCAATCAGTTGCTAATGTAAACAATCAACAAGCGCATGTTGAAGAGGTAACCGGGACAATAGTAAAGCAAGAAAGCAGACTGGAAGAGAGTATAGAGCGCTCGCAACCAGTTCAGGAAAAACAGACGGCTAAAGTAAAAAATAATCAAGAAGTAGCTCACTCTGATGAGCAGTATCAATGGATGTCAGTACAAGTTGGCTTAGATGACCAAGGAGTACCTATTTTTAAACAGCAGTTGGTACCACTTTCTGCTATTGCTGATGTAAATAATGCCTTTAAACCTGAGCAACCACAGGAAGATTTAAGTCAGTATCGGGTGCTAGGCAAGCCGCTGGATAGTGATTTACGTTTAAATGATTTAACAGGAAGCTCTTCAGAGATAACATCATCGCAAGAGGATTTGAGTCAGTATCGTGTTTTAGGGAAGCCATTAGGAGCTGAGACTGAGAAGCAAACTAAACTGCCAAATACAACGCCATCAATCAATGATACTCGTACAGATAACCCAACAAGTACTACTGAGATAGCAAGTGATGAAGCTTCAGCAAGATTAAAGGCAGCTTTTGAGCTTGCTGTTGCTGAAACGGCAGACAAAGATTTTACTCAGGCTGAGCCTGAAGACATCGTGCAAGAAGATGAACGTTTATCTATCGAGTTCCTACCTAGAAAAACTCAAGCAGCAATTGGTAAGTTGAGTTATCAAGCTCATATTTACGCCACGTCAGAGCACAAGCGTTGGATTAAAATTAATGGAGTTGAATTATATGAAGGCGACAAAATTAATGGAATGCGTTTGTTAGAAATAGCACCTGAAGAGAGTGTTTTCAGGTTTCAAGGATATGATTTTTCAGTAAAAGC
The Pseudoalteromonas phenolica genome window above contains:
- a CDS encoding TonB-dependent receptor plug domain-containing protein, whose product is MLKKLNLLTASIQAAVLAGTAAGTVAVANTDSEAQKVERIQVTGSKIKRFNLTSPTPVTVIGGVELENQGITNVNDLLEEMPQATVGLSPETTTNYIYASGLNTTDLRGLGSERTLVLVNGRRFVPGSVGDTAVDLNNIPTSMIERIEIATGGAAAVYGADAVAGVVNIITKKSMDGIEVDVSTVRPEQSGGEANYFSITGGMEADKLSFIASLNYTENESYSKLSRDFFANPVNSYGNPANADGEDNIPGRVILGKPTALAYYSEGGDFFTKNAFTTDGYLNHHYTFDENGNIRAFDNGLGMIPNPGVGRDANRYFTDVNNMGDGIFSDGYKSYFQTPLERVIASAYGTYQLNDEHALTFDFTYSNTDSTTESSPAFFRHTIRRDNAFIKDDMAKLMDDNGLTSVTLRQANEHLWGDRMYNQEREVFRTSFGAEGYLTDDWGYSTYVQYGRIEQDTLWTGEVLTQNLANAIDAVEYNGQIVCADRDAEGNVVGAIEGCTPFNTMGATSATAAQQDYIATTATRFAKHDQVVFALTVDGSLYELPAGYVAAAFTAEHRRESATTAPSENMEKGLIFGNSSLPMDGEIEVDELSAEISIPLLEDAFLATDLTLETAFRYMDYSVTGSDNAWKLALNWGVTDDLRVRLNRSKSVRAPNLGDLFTPNSKTFSSGRADVCRADTIASSGSKYKDNVIKNCQADGLAAGWMPTDEWIGGGSLPGYIQGNQNLENEVSNDYTVGVIYTPSFVDGLDFTVDYWSFEVDGAIEYFGRNSVALCYESSSLDNPFCGNFERDEKTGNITHFYTRPINAAQITKKGMDFESAYRTDVFNGSLSLKLTATYLIDDNQNSTGREEDFRNYVGETASPRWKGRLSAVYSQDDSSYVLTANYRHATVNDNDWTAEDNNYNDIPSYTTFDFMYKTYLMDELQLRVGINNLLDREPPRNPFTYDDGEFFDVKGRRLSIGAKYTF
- a CDS encoding tRNA nucleotidyltransferase, whose protein sequence is MKVYLVGGAVRDALINYPVVEHDYVVVGSTPDEMLSLGYKQVGKDFPVFLHPKSKDEYALARKERKSGHGYTGFICDFDPTVTLEEDLYRRDLTINAIAQDENGKLVDPYNGQADLNNRLLRHVGPAFSEDPLRILRVARFAARYYHLGFIIAPETLLLMKDMVANGELKTLTKERIWLEIEKCLKTSTFHLFLEVINDINALADVLPILPSWSNLETQKIASANKFVATKEMAIDSDTLQVCHFCLCLEACSHEDLKHLEQTLKIPSTFANSLRDFKLLNNFLNEKDFSPENILKFFNLIDLWRRPERFNLLLEILKYAQCQQDIAQTLQNCAMASQAVTAQQVIALGYQGAAIKLGLQTARIAAIEKTLS
- a CDS encoding ExeA family protein, whose translation is MYLSYFGLKEKPFSIAPNPEYLYMSERHKEALLHLNYGLGDSGGFVLLTGEVGTGKTTITRSMLKSLPENTEVAFVLNPALSELELLASVCDELSISYDPDTATLKSLTDALKSRFTDNYRAGGHTLLVIDEAQHLSPSVLEQLRLLTNLETDDKKLVQIALIGQPELQTLLQRNELRQLAQRITSRYHLLALTESQVFAYIQHRLQTAGCDTALFSHEAVSHIYKRTQGIPRLINLLADRCLLGAFSAQKQVIDKSVVEQAAKEALPMVSMNSEPASEKNLKQFIPALSLVVASYAIGFAAAYIF
- a CDS encoding general secretion pathway protein GspB — encoded protein: MSIIDAAFKQSQTANNTEQAHLSYQQTKQLAFYKKLSLGLAGVGLSVIFALAGFYSGQYFKSQSQSVANVNNQQAHVEEVTGTIVKQESRLEESIERSQPVQEKQTAKVKNNQEVAHSDEQYQWMSVQVGLDDQGVPIFKQQLVPLSAIADVNNAFKPEQPQEDLSQYRVLGKPLDSDLRLNDLTGSSSEITSSQEDLSQYRVLGKPLGAETEKQTKLPNTTPSINDTRTDNPTSTTEIASDEASARLKAAFELAVAETADKDFTQAEPEDIVQEDERLSIEFLPRKTQAAIGKLSYQAHIYATSEHKRWIKINGVELYEGDKINGMRLLEIAPEESVFRFQGYDFSVKAMKDWQPY